One Augochlora pura isolate Apur16 chromosome 10, APUR_v2.2.1, whole genome shotgun sequence DNA window includes the following coding sequences:
- the LOC144476166 gene encoding DNA fragmentation factor subunit alpha isoform X2 encodes MQSKPLPFLTYVPTTTRLFTYMSETAGISQGLGNPYKIVDHAREKRKGITASSLKELTSIARSRLSLPLDAELTIVLEQDGTEVDDEEYFATLERNTSLMVLHGDQKWIAAGSSKAASRYIVVDDVDNIESGLRGDELRRHRPPIEPLVSSLHGDPSHISLLGGSDLELLSDMDPDSLADIVPDRIFLEQLKEASGRFLAEKRQAQESMALLQMYASGGEMERA; translated from the exons ATGCAATCCAAACCACTGCCCTTTCTTACCTACGTTCCAACAACCACACGACTTTTTACCTA CATGTCGGAAACAGCAGGAATATCACAGGGGCTGGGCAATCCTTACAAAATTGTTGATCATGCTAGAGAAAAGCGTAAAGGCATCACTGCGTCTTCTCTGAAAGAGTTAACTAGTATTGCAAGAAGTCGTTTGTCGTTGCCCTTGGATGCAGAACTCACAATAGTTTTAGAACAAGATG GCACAGAAGTAGATGACGAAGAGTATTTTGCAACATTAGAAAGAAACACTAGTTTAATGGTTCTACATGGAGATCAAAAATGGATAGCAGCTGGAAGTAGTAAAGCTGCTTCTCGTTATATTGTTGTGGATGATGTTGACAACATAGAAAGTGGTTTAAGAGGAGACGAGTTGAGAAGACATAGACCACCGATAGAACCATTGGTTTCATCGTTGCACGGTGACCCATCGCATATATCGTTGCTAGGTGGAAGCGATTTAGAATTATTGAGCGATATGGATCCAGACAGTTTAGCCGATATAGTACCAGACAG AATCTTCTTGGAGCAGTTGAAAGAAGCTTCGGGAAGATTTTTGGCTGAAAAGCGGCAAGCACAAGAGTCTATGGCTCTTCTTCAGATGTATGCGAGTGGCGGGGAGATGGAGCGAGCGTAG
- the LOC144476166 gene encoding DNA fragmentation factor subunit alpha isoform X1 encodes MQSKPLPFLTYVPTTTRLFTYSMSETAGISQGLGNPYKIVDHAREKRKGITASSLKELTSIARSRLSLPLDAELTIVLEQDGTEVDDEEYFATLERNTSLMVLHGDQKWIAAGSSKAASRYIVVDDVDNIESGLRGDELRRHRPPIEPLVSSLHGDPSHISLLGGSDLELLSDMDPDSLADIVPDRIFLEQLKEASGRFLAEKRQAQESMALLQMYASGGEMERA; translated from the exons ATGCAATCCAAACCACTGCCCTTTCTTACCTACGTTCCAACAACCACACGACTTTTTACCTA CAGCATGTCGGAAACAGCAGGAATATCACAGGGGCTGGGCAATCCTTACAAAATTGTTGATCATGCTAGAGAAAAGCGTAAAGGCATCACTGCGTCTTCTCTGAAAGAGTTAACTAGTATTGCAAGAAGTCGTTTGTCGTTGCCCTTGGATGCAGAACTCACAATAGTTTTAGAACAAGATG GCACAGAAGTAGATGACGAAGAGTATTTTGCAACATTAGAAAGAAACACTAGTTTAATGGTTCTACATGGAGATCAAAAATGGATAGCAGCTGGAAGTAGTAAAGCTGCTTCTCGTTATATTGTTGTGGATGATGTTGACAACATAGAAAGTGGTTTAAGAGGAGACGAGTTGAGAAGACATAGACCACCGATAGAACCATTGGTTTCATCGTTGCACGGTGACCCATCGCATATATCGTTGCTAGGTGGAAGCGATTTAGAATTATTGAGCGATATGGATCCAGACAGTTTAGCCGATATAGTACCAGACAG AATCTTCTTGGAGCAGTTGAAAGAAGCTTCGGGAAGATTTTTGGCTGAAAAGCGGCAAGCACAAGAGTCTATGGCTCTTCTTCAGATGTATGCGAGTGGCGGGGAGATGGAGCGAGCGTAG
- the LOC144476166 gene encoding DNA fragmentation factor subunit alpha isoform X3, which translates to MSETAGISQGLGNPYKIVDHAREKRKGITASSLKELTSIARSRLSLPLDAELTIVLEQDGTEVDDEEYFATLERNTSLMVLHGDQKWIAAGSSKAASRYIVVDDVDNIESGLRGDELRRHRPPIEPLVSSLHGDPSHISLLGGSDLELLSDMDPDSLADIVPDRIFLEQLKEASGRFLAEKRQAQESMALLQMYASGGEMERA; encoded by the exons ATGTCGGAAACAGCAGGAATATCACAGGGGCTGGGCAATCCTTACAAAATTGTTGATCATGCTAGAGAAAAGCGTAAAGGCATCACTGCGTCTTCTCTGAAAGAGTTAACTAGTATTGCAAGAAGTCGTTTGTCGTTGCCCTTGGATGCAGAACTCACAATAGTTTTAGAACAAGATG GCACAGAAGTAGATGACGAAGAGTATTTTGCAACATTAGAAAGAAACACTAGTTTAATGGTTCTACATGGAGATCAAAAATGGATAGCAGCTGGAAGTAGTAAAGCTGCTTCTCGTTATATTGTTGTGGATGATGTTGACAACATAGAAAGTGGTTTAAGAGGAGACGAGTTGAGAAGACATAGACCACCGATAGAACCATTGGTTTCATCGTTGCACGGTGACCCATCGCATATATCGTTGCTAGGTGGAAGCGATTTAGAATTATTGAGCGATATGGATCCAGACAGTTTAGCCGATATAGTACCAGACAG AATCTTCTTGGAGCAGTTGAAAGAAGCTTCGGGAAGATTTTTGGCTGAAAAGCGGCAAGCACAAGAGTCTATGGCTCTTCTTCAGATGTATGCGAGTGGCGGGGAGATGGAGCGAGCGTAG